In one Drosophila pseudoobscura strain MV-25-SWS-2005 chromosome X, UCI_Dpse_MV25, whole genome shotgun sequence genomic region, the following are encoded:
- the bmm gene encoding 1-acylglycerol-3-phosphate O-acyltransferase Pnpla3 isoform X2: MTHKPQSIIRHGRSADSLAKNKGSMTSDFFRVVNEARRYSLGPFSPSFNIQTCLLEGLQKHLPDDAHKRVNGRLHISLTRVYDGKNVIISEFESREEVLQALLCACFIPGFSGILPPRFRGVRYMDGAFSDNLPILDENTITVSPFCGESDICPRDQSSQLFHLNWANTSIEISRQNINRFVRILFPPRPEFLSKFCQQGFDDALQFLHRNNLINCRRCVAVQSTFVVSETVAQPQEFDPECRECKKHRKDALSSNMPQTVLDVIQDYIEQANKGLANWIFKHRGIKLLSLPATVPMDFFLATISKITTLTPKLTKQARQMVEELINQLNNAMQIRLLNKFTLYDQPHFDATGLLHSNRLYGPRVSILVDECGATPLEDDVDNFEHVLKMTTHNDALYAYYYTDNNTNKVKVTEIFDFDDMTEHDELATDLQIYEGSVEDHPNPHQHSHNTVVSEWNGVESDFFIDAQTPNVDVPKPTNAPQFLPRLDFEAESDASVLSDPEADQSFSASTQNNDMYIEIE; this comes from the exons ATGACGCACAAACCCCAGAGCATCATCAGACACGGCAGATCTGCTGATAGCCTCGCCAAAAACAAAG GCAGCATGACATCGGACTTCTTTCGGGTGGTGAACGAGGCGCGTCGCTATTCACTGGGTCCCTTCAGTCCCTCCTTCAACATACAGACCTGCCTGCTGGAGGGGCTGCAGAAGCATCTGCCCGACGACGCCCACAAGCGCGTCAACGGACGGCTGCACATCTCCCTGACCCGCGTCTACGATGGCAAGAATGTGATCATCTCCGAGTTTGAGTCGCGCGAGGAGGTGCTGCAGGCGCTGCTCTGTGCGTGCTTCATACCGGGCTTCTCGGGGATTCTGCCGCCACGGTTCCGTGGCGTTCGCTACATGGACGGCGCCTTCTCCGACAATCTGCCCATTCTGGACGAGAACACCATCACGGTCAGTCCGTTCTGCGGGGAGAGCGACATCTGTCCGCGGGACCAGAGCTCCCAGCTGTTCCACCTGAACTGGGCCAACACCAGCATCGAGATCTCCAGGCAGAACATCAATCGATTTGTACGGATTCTGTTCCCGCCGCGGCCCGAGTTTCTCAGCAAGTTCTGCCAGCAGGGCTTCGATGATGCCCTACAATTCCTGCATCGCAACAATCTAATCAACTGCCGCCGCTGCGTGGCGGTACAGTCCACGTTTGTCGTCTCCGAGACAGTGGCCCAGCCGCAGGAGTTCGACCCAGAGTGCAGGGAGTGCAAAAAGCATAGAAAG GACGCTTTGAGCTCAAACATGCCACAAACAGTTCTGGATGTGATACAGGACTACATCGAGCAGGCGAACAAGGGCCTGGCCAACTGGATCTTCAAGCATCGCGGCATCAAGCTGCTCTCGCTGCCAGCCACAGTGCCCATGGACTTTTTCCTGGCCACCATATCCAA AATAACGACCCTGACACCCAAACTCACCAAGCAAGCGCGACAAATGGTGGAGGAGCTGATCAATCAATTGAACAACGCCATGCAAATACGCCTGCTCAATAAATTCACG CTGTACGATCAGCCGCACTTTGATGCCACTGGACTGCTGCACTCGAACCGGTTATATGGACCCAGAGTCTCCATTCTGGTGGATGAGTG CGGTGCCACTCCCCTGGAGGACGATGTCGACAACTTTGAGCACGTTCTCAAGATGACCACGCACAACGATGCTCTCTACGCCTACTACTACACCGACAACAACACGAACAAGGTGAAGGTGACCGAGATCTTCGACTTCGATGATATGACGGAGCACGATGAACTGGCCACCGACCTGCAGATCTACGAGGGCTCCGTCGAGGACCATCCGAATCCCCACCAGCACAGCCACAACACGGTCGTCAGCGAGTGGAATGGCGTCGAGTCAG ACTTTTTCATCGATGCTCAGACGCCAAACGTGGATGTACCGAAACCAACGAACGCGCCACAATTTCTTCCCCGACTGGACTTTGAGGCCGAGTCAGACGCTAGTGTCCTCAGTGATCCCGAGGCGGATCAAAGTTTTAGTGCCTCTACGCAAAACAACGACATGTACATAGAAATTGAATGA
- the Mgat4a gene encoding alpha-1,3-mannosyl-glycoprotein 4-beta-N-acetylglucosaminyltransferase B: MFKIRQRNCMLIVTALVLAPCIVILMVMAPELSTEQSLTQRLAECHMRLQYLESMYRARQEDVALLSQYLGQLQAGNGSAASPSPPPPLPVANLLDGLSPEARQLLRNASHAAKGGGWNGTMARGQNIRLPNAYHFLPHLLDDAGSLRPAYLQSKGRTDISIVLGVPTVHREKQSYLLGTLHNLIENMNEEEQNETLIIVYIGETDIEAVQLIARQIETSFEQHVESGLIDIIAPAPSYYPNFERLRITLNDPLERVKWRSKQNLDFAYLMAYAHSKGTFYVQLEDDILTKRQFITTMKKFALIKSALTKPDQPAWFVLDFCQLGFIGKMFKSAELPYLITYFQMFYNDKPVDWLLTYFIESKVCRTDKDQKHCNQEKAKYWQHFRKSLFQHIGTSSSLKGKVQKLKDKQFGSKVPQYYAHTHNPPALVKSNIAPYKNYLLKRAYRGESYFWGLLPQPGDLVQFVFEQPTLLRRYLFRSGNSEHPSDRFYNTTVELLPADTLSENSSVWSNYNTTTDGYLVVGSFDHLGVAEGLLDPKIGAIKELRLHVHSDSENWALLSEIELQELTADGKSEANLAKPRFVAGS, from the coding sequence ATGTTCAAGATTAGGCAGAGGAATTGTATGCTGATTGTGACGGCCCTCGTGCTGGCGCCCTGCATTGTGATACTGATGGTGATGGCACCAGAACTATCCACCGAACAGTCGCTGACGCAGCGCCTGGCCGAGTGCCATATGCGGCTGCAGTACCTGGAGTCCATGTACAGAGCCAGACAGGAAGACGTGGCCCTGCTCTCGCAGTACTTGGGCCAGCTGCAGGCGGGAAACGGGAGCGCGGCGAGTCCCAGTCCCCCgccgccactgccagtggCCAATCTGCTTGACGGACTCAGTCCCGAGGCGAGACAGCTGCTGAGGAATGCCTCGCACGCAGCGAAAGGTGGGGGATGGAATGGCACGATGGCCAGGGGCCAGAATATACGACTGCCCAACGCCTACCACTTTCTGCCCCATCTCCTGGACGATGCGGGCTCCCTACGTCCAGCCTACCTTCAGAGCAAGGGCCGCACCGATATCAGCATCGTTCTGGGGGTCCCCACCGTGCACCGGGAGAAGCAGTCCTATCTTCTGGGGACTCTGCACAATCTGATAGAGAACATgaacgaggaggagcagaacgAGACCCTCATCATTGTGTACATCGGCGAGACGGACATCGAGGCGGTGCAGCTAATAGCCCGGCAGATCGAGACCAGCTTCGAGCAGCATGTGGAAAGCGGACTTATCGATATCATTGCGCCGGCGCCCAGCTATTATCCCAACTTTGAGCGGCTGCGCATCACGCTGAACGATCCGCTGGAGCGGGTGAAGTGGCGAAGCAAACAGAACCTGGACTTTGCCTACCTGATGGCCTATGCCCATTCGAAGGGCACCTTCTATGTGCAGCTGGAGGATGACATCCTGACCAAGCGCCAGTTTATAACCACAATGAAAAAGTTTGCCTTGATCAAGAGCGCGCTGACCAAGCCGGATCAGCCGGCCTGGTTTGTCCTGGACTTCTGCCAGCTCGGCTTCATTGGCAAGATGTTCAAGAGCGCCGAGCTGCCCTACCTGATCACCTACTTCCAGATGTTCTACAACGATAAGCCCGTCGACTGGCTGCTCACATACTTCATCGAGTCGAAGGTCTGTCGCACGGACAAGGACCAGAAGCACTGCAACCAGGAGAAGGCCAAGTACTGGCAGCACTTCCGCAAGTCTTTGTTCCAGCATATCGGCACCAGTTCCTCTTTGAAAGGAAAGGTCCAGAAGCTGAAGGACAAGCAGTTTGGCAGCAAGGTGCCGCAGTACTATGCTCACACCCACAACCCCCCGGCGCTGGTCAAGTCCAACATTGCGCCGTACAAGAACTATCTGCTGAAGCGCGCCTATCGCGGAGAGTCCTACTTCTGGGGTCTGCTGCCGCAGCCTGGTGACCTGGTGCAGTTTGTCTTTGAGCAGCCTACGCTCCTGCGACGATACCTCTTCCGCAGCGGCAACTCCGAGCATCCCTCGGACCGGTTCTACAACACCACCGTGGAGCTGCTGCCGGCGGACACCCTTAGCGAGAACTCGTCCGTGTGGAGCAACTACAACACCACCACCGACGGTTACTTGGTAGTGGGCTCCTTTGACCACTTGGGCGTTGCCGAGGGCCTGCTGGACCCAAAAATAGGGGCCATCAAGGAGCTGCGTCTGCATGTCCACTCCGACAGCGAGAACTGGGCCCTGCTCAGTGAAATTGAGCTGCAGGAGCTGACCGCTGACGGCAAGTCGGAGGCGAATCTGGCCAAGCCGCGCTTCGTGGCGGGCAGCTGA
- the mop gene encoding tyrosine-protein phosphatase non-receptor type 23, whose amino-acid sequence MEAVPRLHMLWFALKSSPEGTSFAPLKKYIAEFYHEDPEAYSKEVHALETLRNQAMRTTNDGAPVMKRYYCQLHALQNRFPQLADKGIFTFTWKDLHHNTVHEVTDIRYERAAVLFNIAASHTQSGASAMRGDVDGMKMACTDFQAAAWAYNELRERYANVNNGGDFMTTELLVYQQQVCLAQAQECILEKSLIDNRKPHIVAKVTAQIVVYYGAALAALLTGGDDGPVAQVINASVYKLWKKYVRFKINYLNCILYLYQGQNAEEKRQMGERVTLYQASWDKLEEARKESKGLPDQTEINESLSFTADVVEAKRKNAKNENEFIYHEAVPELSTIAAVQGANLVNGIGFQVTDEEYAGADIFARLVPMKAHEASSMYSEEKAKLLRKYGALLEEKDAQLESYMSSLTLDNLNINEEQANKLPQGIVDRCAALHANKTAISDLIEAMSQLAEITTDVETNLGELTHMLEEEARAEREFQAASGVQRTPNAHITELTREFQKYSEAHARAGESNNTLRKAMSLHVNNLKILARPLQEIQQLMPKLSSELNTAEIFKDVKLVLNKVNEMKAQRAQFHADLRIAINEDDITGKVIAHGGGRQEGLQALFVAEMAKHERITQLLDQNLLAQQNILQALTENYAKAAPVLKTLQDVKQKREHFYSSLAASYDVYEDLLAKSAKGLEFYKKLAGNIQKLLSRFKSARDVQSEERQQRMQSVRAAVTPSKPAAEVPPAVNGGGGAGGGVGVGVGTPKLRDYLKAKGATAASIASGMVLTPDATIATPAAAAAASSYVHTVRPVPVGSENPTQAACSAYATAPPNEPPPPYSLQQQQYYDPSAAGYTNPMYQQQQQNIAPPAYKAQPSPNSQTLHGAMGQLNLQQSQDGSQVGSVSGSTYNYNYNPNGAVPLQPPLPYAAPAASNAQGFNYQQPLYVATSSSSNPGEIPASLQAPYVVNPAPSAGYQTGGGGYPHPASMYPPQSSEAYHQPSAGYPSAQQPQQAMNYASPHQSTGYPTSQTPQQQLAGYAQSQSQSQSQTLQHQPTAGYPHSQTPQQQQPPGYHQSQAPQPTTGYPHAQTPQQQQPQPPGYPQSQSQSQTPQQSMVYSQQPSGYLAQQQPAMGYGPQQPSLYPSQAVQASPQSTAGHQSSPAPSVPASQQYPQQYGDLQATVYPANGAAAAPAPAAATASNPPVASSPAQAPTPAPTPAPAPAATPAPTYISYSNHPGYSYNPQTGAYEYSSGYQQENISKPQGSLNYQFSQSGKQQAAVVGTTDSESANRSNPATGFDSPIVSHTKAGAGTGTATGPDRATAANEAAPQQPGGGADTSNYYTPPYGHHSMSEHIGGVPESQQQQPQQQQQPTPKPTPRPSGSIYMQSGATSIANTQTTTSSAPYASSAAAKDAAAAAAATSAAAVAVPVAPSNVDLLSDLDIDCSVAVPPPMLPQPLLQPQLVAGGTPPGSQVSAPIKTESTKEPVAPPETSPETSPPTVSVAATATAPAPAPAADSSPVAPPARTTSLDNLSNCSDLSSLDNFDWDSVSLTHSVSSEKQPKPRPAANGHPNNFAFQSERFTDEKTTKYFQKEVESYEKLLENLHVKMLNGKTQLGAKWHELQQMLDKESASGKRSTTIAKLFPEKNRSLDCLPFDHARVKLDKQTDDYINAAYMKNLSARCPNFIIAQTPQANTINDFWSMIWSEKSRTVVCLHTTNELFDPFWPQALDQPTHYDDYTVTCVKLQQLSHCSEFQLRLSMHGADPVLELSLLQLKQWTKGSCAQLLGIAENSLDTHRQRCQAASAPSSPLIMSCLTGSERSEMVVIGVCALIATQSKQPTLINVVDVWSRICAQRQNSLRDSAILEQAMQIVLCNAHNVLNQRGIMTSYQMKMAPQVNAKEQQETKDPLNELDALWKLK is encoded by the exons ATGGAAGCTGTGCCACGCCTGCATATGCTATGGTTTGCCCTAAAATCCAGCCCGGAGGGCACCTCCTTTGCGCCTCTGAAGAAG TATATAGCCGAGTTCTATCATGAGGATCCCGAGGCATATTCGAAGGAGGTGCATGCCCTGGAAACGCTGCGGAATCAGGCCATGCGCACCACCAATGATGGAGCACCCGTGATGAAGCGCTACTACTGCCAGCTTCACGCCCTGCAGAATCGCTTCCCCCAGCTGGCCGACAAGGGGATCTTCACCTTCACCTGGAAGGACCTCCACCACAATACCGTGCACGAGGTCACCGATATACGTTACGAGCGGGCAGCCGTACTCTTCAACATCGCTGCCTCCCACACCCAATCGGGGGCCTCGGCGATGCGCGGCGATGTCGATGGCATGAAAATGGCGTGCACTGACTTCCAGGCCGCGGCCTGGGCCTATAATGAGCTGCGGGAACGCTATGCGAATGTGAACAACGGCGGCGACTTCATGACCACCGAGCTGCTCGTCTACCAGCAGCAGGTGTGCCTCGCCCAGGCGCAGGAGTGCATTCTGGAGAAGTCGCTGATCGACAACCGCAAGCCGCACATTGTGGCCAAGGTGACGGCCCAGATTGTTGTCTACTACGGTGCCGCACTGGCAGCTCTACTCACCGGAGGCGACGATGGTCCTGTGGCCCAGGTCATCAACGCCTCTGTCTACAAGCTGTGGAAGAAATACGTGCGCTTCAAGATCAACTATCTGAACTGCATCCTCTACCTGTACCAGGGCCAGAACGCGGAGGAGAAGCGCCAAATGGGCGAGCGCGTAACGCTCTACCAG gCCAGCTGGGATAAGCTGGAGGAGGCCCGCAAAGAGTCCAAGGGGCTGCCCGATCAAACGGAGATCAATGAGTCCCTCAGCTTCACCGCAGACGTGGTAGAGGCGAAGCGCAAGAATGCCAAAAACGAGAACGAGTTCATCTACCACGAGGCCGTGCCAGAGCTGTCCACCATTGCCGCTGTGCAGGGGGCCAACCTGGTGAATGGCATTGGCTTCCAGGTGACCGATGAGGAGTACGCCGGGGCGGACATCTTTGCCCGACTGGTGCCCATGAAGGCGCACGAGGCCAGTTCCATGTACAGCGAGGAGAAGGCCAAGTTGCTGCGCAAGTACGGGGCCctgctggaggagaaggaCGCCCAGCTGGAGAGCTACATGAGCTCCCTCACCCTCGACAACCTGAACATCAACGAGGAGCAGGCCAACAAGCTACCCCAGGGGATCGTGGACCGCTGCGCCGCCTTGCACGCGAACAAGACGGCGATCAGCGACCTGATCGAGGCCATGTCGCAGCTGGCCGAGATCACCACCGACGTGGAGACGAATCTCGGCGAGCTGACGCACATGCTCGAGGAGGAGGCCAGGGCGGAGAGGGAGTTCCAGGCGGCCAGCGGTGTCCAGCGCACGCCCAATGCCCACATCACCGAGCTGACGCGGGAGTTTCAGAAGTACAGCGAGGCCCATGCCCGGGCCGGGGAGTCCAACAACACCCTGCGGAAGGCCATGAGCCTGCACGTGAACAACCTGAAGATCCTGGCCCGTCCCCTCCAGGAGATCCAGCAGCTGATGCCCAAGCTCAGCTCCGAGCTGAACACCGCGGAGATCTTCAAGGACGTGAAGCTGGTCCTCAACAAGGTCAACGAGATGAAGGCCCAGCGCGCCCAGTTCCATGCGGACCTCCGCATAGCAATAAACGAGGACGACATCACGGGCAAGGTCATTGCGCACGGGGGAGGGCGGCAGGAAGGGCTGCAGGCCCTGTTCGTCGCGGAGATGGCCAAGCACGAAAGGATCACCCAGCTGCTGGACCAGAACCTGCTGGCCCAGCAGAACATTCTTCAGGCGCTCACGGAGAACTACGCCAAGGCCGCGCCCGTGCTGAAGACCCTCCAGGACGTCAAGCAGAAGCGGGAGCACTTCTACAGCTCGCTGGCAGCCTCCTACGATGTGTACGAGGATCTGCTGGCCAAGTCCGCCAAGGGGCTGGAGTTCTACAAGAAGCTGGCGGGCAATATCCAAAAGCTGCTCAGCCGCTTCAAGTCCGCCCGCGACGTGCAGTCGGAGGAGCGGCAGCAGAGAATGCAGAGCGTCAGGGCCGCCGTCACGCCCAGTAAACCCGCAGCCGAAGTGCCGCCAGCGGTCAATGGTGGagggggagcaggaggaggagtaggagtaggagtgggGACACCAAAGCTACGGGACTACCTCAAGGCGAAGGGAGCCACCGCGGCCAGCATTGCCTCCGGCATGGTGCTCACTCCGGATGCCACAATTGCTACtcccgcagcagcagcagcagcttcctCGTATGTCCACACAGTGCGTCCAGTGCCTGTGGGCTCGGAGAATCCCACGCAGGCGGCGTGCTCTGCCTATGCGACGGCTCCGCCGAACGAGCCCCCGCCGCCGTacagcctgcagcagcagcagtactaCGATCCCAGTGCGGCGGGCTACACGAATCCCatgtaccagcagcagcagcagaacatcGCTCCGCCAGCCTACAAGGCGCAGCCTTCGCCCAACTCACAGACCCTCCACGGGGCCATGGGGCAGCTCAATTTGCAGCAGTCGCAGGACGGCAGTCAGGTGGGATCGGTGTCGGGATCGacctacaactacaactacaatcCGAATGGTGCAGTGCCCCTGCAGCCTCCGCTGCCCTACGCAGCTCCAGCAGCGTCCAACGCGCAGGGATTCAACTACCAGCAGCCCCTGTATGTGGCCACATCATCGAGCTCGAATCCTGGCGAGATACCAGCTTCGCTGCAGGCCCCGTACGTGGTCAATCCCGCTCCTTCGGCGGGCTATCAAACGGGAGGAGGAGGCTACCCACACCCTGCCTCGATGTATCCGCCTCAATCGTCAGAGGCCTATCACCAGCCCTCGGCGGGATATCCTTCTGCTCAGCAGCCTCAGCAGGCCATGAATTATGCTTCACCTCATCAGTCCACGGGATATCCCACATCACAGACGCCCCAGCAACAGCTTGCTGGATAtgcccagtcgcagtcgcagtcgcagtcccagacGCTCCAGCATCAGCCTACCGCAGGCTATCCTCATTCCCAGacgccccagcagcagcagcccccagGATATCACCAATCCCAGGCACCGCAACCAACCACTGGTTATCCTCATGCCCAGacgccccagcagcagcagccgcagccaccgGGAtatccccagtcccagtcccagtcgcagacACCGCAGCAGTCGATGGTATATTCTCAGCAACCCTCCGGATATcttgcgcagcagcagccagccatgGGCTATGGGCCTCAACAACCCTCGCTGTATCCATCGCAGGCTGTCCAGGCATCCCCCCAATCCACGGCGGGACACCAATCCTCTCCGGCTCCTTCGGTGCCAGCATCCCAGCAGTACCCCCAGCAATACGGTGATCTCCAAGCGACAGTATATCCCGCgaatggtgctgctgctgctccggctccagctgctgccaccgctTCCAATCCTCCGGTAGCCTCCAGTCCAGCTCAAGCTCCCACTCCAGCTCCCACTccagctcccgctcccgctgcAACTCCCGCTCCCACGTACATCAGCTACTCCAACCATCCTGGCTACAGCTACAATCCGCAGACAGGCGCATACGAGTACAGCAGTGGCTACCAGCAGGAGAACATCTCCAAGCCGCAGGGCTCCCTGAACTATCAGTTCAGCCAGAGTGgaaagcagcaggcagccgtGGTTGGGACTACGGACTCGGAGAGTGCCAATCGCAGTAATCCAGCCACAGGATTCGAT TCGCCCATTGTTTCGCACACCAAGGCGGgagcaggcacaggcacagccacaggccCAGACAGAGCCACAGCTGCCAATGAAGCAGCTCCTCAGCAGccgggaggaggagcagacaCATCCAATTACTACACGCCACCCTACGGCCATCATTCCATGAGCGAGCACATCGGAGGAGTCCCTGAatcgcagcaacagcagccacagcagcagcagcagcccacccCGAAGCCTACGCCGCGTCCATCGGGTTCCATTTACATGCAGAGCGGAGCCACCAGCATTGCCAACACTCAGACGACCACTAGCAGTGCGCCCTATGCCTCTTCGGCCGCGGCcaaggatgctgctgctgctgctgctgctacttctgctgctgctgttgctgttcctgttgctcCCAGCAATGTTGACCTGTTGAGCGACCTGGATATAGATTGCTCTGTTGCTGTGCCGCCTCCGATGTTGCCGCAGCCCCTGCTGCAGCCTcagctggtggctggtggaaCTCCGCCAGGCAGCCAGGTGTCGGCACCCATCAAAACGGAGAGCACCAAGGAG CCTGTTGCTCCCCCTGAGACATCCCCTGAGACATCACCTCCTACAGTTTcagtagcagcaacagccacagccccggccccggccccagcaGCAGACTCATCTCCAGTAGCTCCGCCGGCAAGGACAACCAGCCTGGACAATCTCTCAAACTGCTCGGATCTGAGTTCGCTTGATAACTTTGATTGGGACTCGGTCTCGCTCACACATTCCGTCAGCAGCGAGAAGcagcccaagcccaggccTGCCGCCAATGGACATCCCAATAACTTTGCATTCCAATCCGAAAGGTTCACCGACGAGAAGACCACCAAATATTTCCAGAAAGAGGTGGAGAGCTACGAGAAGCTGCTGGAGAATCTGCACGTTAAGATGCTCAACGGCAAGACCCAGCTGGGGGCCAAGTGGCACGAGCTGCAGCAGATGCTGGACAAGGAGAGTGCCAGTGGCAAGCGATCAACGACCATTGCCAAGCTGTTCCCAGAAAAGAATCGCTCTCTGGACTGTCTGCCCTTCGACCATGCGCGCGTGAAGCTGGACAAGCAGACAGATGACTACATCAATGCGGCCTACATGAAg AACTTGAGCGCCAGATGTCCCAACTTCATCATTGCTCAGACGCCCCAGGCCAATACGATCAACGATTTCTGGTCCATGATCTGGTCGGAGAAGTCGCGCACGGTGGTCTGCCTGCATACCACAAACGAG CTCTTCGATCCGTTTTGGCCGCAGGCTTTGGATCAGCCCACTCACTACGACGACTACACGGTGACCTGTgtgaagctgcagcagctcagCCACTGCTCCGAGTTTCAGCTGAGGCTGTCCATGCATGGGGCTGATCCTGTCCTGGagctgtcgctgctgcagctgaagcaGTGGACCAAGGG GTCCTGCGCCCAACTGTTGGGCATAGCCGAGAACTCGTTGGACACACATCGGCAGCGCTGCCAGGCAGCCAGTGCACCCAGTTCGCCCCTGATCATGAGCTGTTTGACGGGCTCAGAGCGCTCCGAGATGGTGGTCATTGGCGTCTGCGCCCTGATAGCCACTCAGAGCAAGCAACCCACTCTGATAA ATGTGGTTGATGTTTGGTCCCGCATTTGTGCGCAGCGCCAGAATTCGCTGCGGGACTCGGCCATCTTGGAGCAGGCCATGCAAATCGTGCTCTGCAATGCCCACAACGTGCTCAACCAGC GTGGCATCATGACCTCATatcaaatgaaaatggcaCCGCAGGTCAACGCCAAGGAACAGCAGGAGACCAAGGACCCTCTAAACGAATTGGATGCACTCTGGAAACTTAAATAA
- the bmm gene encoding 1-acylglycerol-3-phosphate O-acyltransferase Pnpla3 isoform X1 yields the protein MNLSFAGCGFLGIYHVGVAVCFKKYAPHLLLEKIGGASAGSLAACCLLCDLPLGSMTSDFFRVVNEARRYSLGPFSPSFNIQTCLLEGLQKHLPDDAHKRVNGRLHISLTRVYDGKNVIISEFESREEVLQALLCACFIPGFSGILPPRFRGVRYMDGAFSDNLPILDENTITVSPFCGESDICPRDQSSQLFHLNWANTSIEISRQNINRFVRILFPPRPEFLSKFCQQGFDDALQFLHRNNLINCRRCVAVQSTFVVSETVAQPQEFDPECRECKKHRKDALSSNMPQTVLDVIQDYIEQANKGLANWIFKHRGIKLLSLPATVPMDFFLATISKITTLTPKLTKQARQMVEELINQLNNAMQIRLLNKFTLYDQPHFDATGLLHSNRLYGPRVSILVDECGATPLEDDVDNFEHVLKMTTHNDALYAYYYTDNNTNKVKVTEIFDFDDMTEHDELATDLQIYEGSVEDHPNPHQHSHNTVVSEWNGVESDFFIDAQTPNVDVPKPTNAPQFLPRLDFEAESDASVLSDPEADQSFSASTQNNDMYIEIE from the exons GCAGCATGACATCGGACTTCTTTCGGGTGGTGAACGAGGCGCGTCGCTATTCACTGGGTCCCTTCAGTCCCTCCTTCAACATACAGACCTGCCTGCTGGAGGGGCTGCAGAAGCATCTGCCCGACGACGCCCACAAGCGCGTCAACGGACGGCTGCACATCTCCCTGACCCGCGTCTACGATGGCAAGAATGTGATCATCTCCGAGTTTGAGTCGCGCGAGGAGGTGCTGCAGGCGCTGCTCTGTGCGTGCTTCATACCGGGCTTCTCGGGGATTCTGCCGCCACGGTTCCGTGGCGTTCGCTACATGGACGGCGCCTTCTCCGACAATCTGCCCATTCTGGACGAGAACACCATCACGGTCAGTCCGTTCTGCGGGGAGAGCGACATCTGTCCGCGGGACCAGAGCTCCCAGCTGTTCCACCTGAACTGGGCCAACACCAGCATCGAGATCTCCAGGCAGAACATCAATCGATTTGTACGGATTCTGTTCCCGCCGCGGCCCGAGTTTCTCAGCAAGTTCTGCCAGCAGGGCTTCGATGATGCCCTACAATTCCTGCATCGCAACAATCTAATCAACTGCCGCCGCTGCGTGGCGGTACAGTCCACGTTTGTCGTCTCCGAGACAGTGGCCCAGCCGCAGGAGTTCGACCCAGAGTGCAGGGAGTGCAAAAAGCATAGAAAG GACGCTTTGAGCTCAAACATGCCACAAACAGTTCTGGATGTGATACAGGACTACATCGAGCAGGCGAACAAGGGCCTGGCCAACTGGATCTTCAAGCATCGCGGCATCAAGCTGCTCTCGCTGCCAGCCACAGTGCCCATGGACTTTTTCCTGGCCACCATATCCAA AATAACGACCCTGACACCCAAACTCACCAAGCAAGCGCGACAAATGGTGGAGGAGCTGATCAATCAATTGAACAACGCCATGCAAATACGCCTGCTCAATAAATTCACG CTGTACGATCAGCCGCACTTTGATGCCACTGGACTGCTGCACTCGAACCGGTTATATGGACCCAGAGTCTCCATTCTGGTGGATGAGTG CGGTGCCACTCCCCTGGAGGACGATGTCGACAACTTTGAGCACGTTCTCAAGATGACCACGCACAACGATGCTCTCTACGCCTACTACTACACCGACAACAACACGAACAAGGTGAAGGTGACCGAGATCTTCGACTTCGATGATATGACGGAGCACGATGAACTGGCCACCGACCTGCAGATCTACGAGGGCTCCGTCGAGGACCATCCGAATCCCCACCAGCACAGCCACAACACGGTCGTCAGCGAGTGGAATGGCGTCGAGTCAG ACTTTTTCATCGATGCTCAGACGCCAAACGTGGATGTACCGAAACCAACGAACGCGCCACAATTTCTTCCCCGACTGGACTTTGAGGCCGAGTCAGACGCTAGTGTCCTCAGTGATCCCGAGGCGGATCAAAGTTTTAGTGCCTCTACGCAAAACAACGACATGTACATAGAAATTGAATGA